A single genomic interval of Mycteria americana isolate JAX WOST 10 ecotype Jacksonville Zoo and Gardens chromosome 20, USCA_MyAme_1.0, whole genome shotgun sequence harbors:
- the ADIPOR1 gene encoding adiponectin receptor protein 1, with amino-acid sequence MASRKASAAGQGNGLAAAGRERAHLELAELGPLLEEKGDQGAAGSASAEDPPCPAAREEEEEVVRVLTLPLQAHHAMEKMEEFVYKVWEGRWRVIPYDVLPDWLKDNDYLLHGHRPPMPSFRACFKSIFRIHTETGNIWTHLLGFVLFLCLGILTMLRPNMYFMAPLQEKVVFGMFFLGAVLCLSFSWLFHTVYCHSEKVSRTFSKLDYSGIALLIMGSFVPWLYYSFYCSPQPRLIYLSIVCVLGISAIIVAQWDRFATPKHRQTRAGVFLGLGLSGVVPTMHFTIAEGFVKATTVGQMGWFFLMAVMYITGAGLYAARIPERFFPGKFDIWFQSHQIFHVLVVAAAFVHFYGVSNLQEFRYGLEGGCTDDSLL; translated from the exons ATGGCGTCCCGCAAAGCCTCCGCCGCCGGGCAGGGCAACGGGCTGGCAGCCGCCGGCCGGGAGAGAGCCCACCTGGAGCTGGCCGAGCTGGGGccgctgctggaggagaagggggacCAAGGAGCCGCCGGCTCGGCCAGC GCTGAAGACCCGCCATGCCCGGCGGCccgtgaggaagaggaggaggtggtccGTGTGCTGACTCTGCCTCTGCAGGCTCATCACGCCATGGAGAAGATGGAAGAGTTTGTGTATAAG GTGTGGGAGGGGCGCTGGCGCGTGATCCCTTACGACGTGCTGCCCGACTGGCTGAAGGACAACGATTACCTCCTGCACGGACACAGGCCTCCCATGCCGTCCTTCCGAGCCTGCTTCAAGAGCATCTTCCGAATACACACCGAGACGGGCAACATCTGGACGCACTTGCTAG gttttgttttgttcctctgctTGGGGATCCTGACCATGCTGCGGCCCAACATGTATTTCATGGCTCCTCTCCAGGAGAAGGTGGTGTTCGGGATGTTCTTCCTGGGAGCGGTGCTGTGCCTCAGCTTCTCCTGGCTTTTCCACACTGTCTACTGTCACTCGGAGAAGGTCTCGCGGACTTTCTCAAA GTTGGATTATTCAGGAATTGCACTGCTGATAATGGGGAGCTTTGTCCCGTGGCTCTACTATTCGTTCTACTGCTCCCCGCAGCCAAGACTCATCTACCTCTCCATCGTCTGTGTCCTGGGCATCTCTGCCATCATCGTTGCTCAGTGGGACCGGTTTGCCACCCCCAAGCACAGGCAGACGAGAGCAG GCGTCTttctggggctggggctgagcggcGTGGTGCCCACCATGCACTTCACCATCGCTGAAGGGTTCGTGAAAGCCACCACCGTCGGCCAGATGGGCTGGTTCTTCCTCATGGCCGTCATGTACATCACGGGCGCGGGGCTGTACGCCGCCCGCATACCCGAGCGCTTTTTCCCGGGCAAGTTTGACATCTGG TTTCAGTCGCATCAGATCTTCCACGTGCTCGTGGTGGCTGCGGCCTTCGTCCACTTCTACGGAGTGTCGAACCTGCAGGAGTTTCGCTACGGACTCGAAGGGGGGTGCACAGACGACTCTCTCCTCTGA
- the LOC142419137 gene encoding tetraspanin-18-like codes for MGVLSCMKYLMFTFNVLVFAGGTCLAGVGVWVAVDPAGFQDIVAAKPVLSVGAYLLLAVGIALSLLGFLGCCGALRQSRPLLLVFFILVSLVFVTQLVGAVLFLVHWKQIRPELFLSELRRNYRGDEGAEVFSTAWNTLMVTFSCCGVLGPEDFGNGSRFQELHPGMPWPRACCARDGLLQAGELLGWEQCQERSPGYIHEQGCFSTFGRTLQKYISLPGTCSLAVLGIEIFAMFFAFCLYYNFD; via the exons ATGGGCGTCCTGAGCTGCATGAAGTACCTGATGTTCACCTTCAACGTGCTGGTCTTT GCTGGGGGGACGTGCCTGGCGGGCGTGGGGGTCTGGGTGGCCGTGGACCCGGCGGGTTTCCAGGACATCGTGGCTGCCAAGCCTGTGCTGAGCGTGGGTGCCTACCTGCTGCTGGCCGTGGGCATCGCCCTCTCGCTGCTGGGCTtcctggggtgctgcggggctcTGCGCCAGAGCCGGccgctgctgctggtg TTCTTCATCCTCGTGAGCCTCGTCTTCGTCACGCAGCTCGTCGGGGCTGTTCTCTTCCTGGTGCACTGGAAACAG ATCCGGCCGGAGCTCTTCCTGTCCGAGCTGCGGAGGAACTACCGCGGGGACGAGGGTGCCGAGGTCTTCTCCACCGCCTGGAACACCCTCATGGTCACG TTCTCCTGTTGTGGCGTTTTAGGACCTGAAGACTTTGGGAATGGCTCCCGCTTCCAGGAGCTGCACCCGGGGATGCCCTGGCCGCGGGCGTGCTGCGCCCGGGATGGGCTCCTGCAGGCGGGcgagctgctgggctgggagcagtgccAGGAGAGGAGCCCTGGCTACATCCACGAGCAG GGCTGCTTCTCCACCTTCGGCAGGACCTTGCAGAAGTACATCTCTCTCCCTGGGACTTGCAGCTTGGCCGTGCTGGGCATCGAG ATCTTCGCCATGttctttgccttttgcctttATTACAACTTCGACTGA